A genomic stretch from Lathyrus oleraceus cultivar Zhongwan6 chromosome 2, CAAS_Psat_ZW6_1.0, whole genome shotgun sequence includes:
- the LOC127119652 gene encoding PLASMODESMATA CALLOSE-BINDING PROTEIN 3: MVLLPYFVLFLSLTGYSSGALYCVCRDGVGDQNLQRAIDYACGAGADCSPILQSGSCFQPNTVKDHCNYAVNSYFQKKGQTQGSCDFSGSAVTSPTPPTTSTTTCVFPSSGNAGGGTGTTPGTNTPVGTAPPSTITPTTPVGTTPGTGTGTGTGTGTGTPTGTGTGTGTGTGTGTVTGGPNVFGMSPTSSTGNGSGFTDPNGVVQLKKCSYVLLLSLVFTLWLVTLRD; encoded by the exons ATGGTTCTTCTGCCTTATTTTGTGCTTTTCCTTTCTCTAACTGGATATTCAA GTGGTGCTCTTTATTGTGTGTGTAGAGATGGTGTTGGAGATCAAAATCTTCAAAGGGCAATAGATTATGCTTGTGGTGCTGGAGCTGATTGTTCACCTATTCTACAATCTGGATCATGTTTTCAACCCAATACTGTGAAAGATCACTGCAATTATGCTGTTAATAGCTATTTCCAGAAAAAGGGTCAAACTCAAGGTAGCTGTGATTTTTCTGGTTCTGCTGTTACCAGTCCAACTCCACCTACTA CTTCAACAACTACATGTGTTTTTCCTTCAAGTGG CAATGCAGGAGGAGGTACAGGCACAACACCAGGAACCAATACACCTGTAGGCACAGCACCACCTTCCACCATAACTCCAACCACACCTGTAGGTACAACACCAGGAACAGGAACAGGAACAGGTACAGGCACAGGAACAGGCACACCAACAGGCACAGGAACAGGTACAGGCACCGGCACAGGAACAGGCACAGTCACAGGTGGTCCTAACGTGTTTGGGATGAGTCCAACATCTTCAACCGGCAATGGAAGTGGCTTCACTGACCCAAATGGAGTGGTTCAATTAAAAAAATGTAGTTATGTTCTGTTACTATCCCTTGTTTTTACTTTATGGCTAGTAACTTTAAGGGACTAA